From one Lactiplantibacillus paraplantarum genomic stretch:
- the yaaA gene encoding peroxide stress protein YaaA: MKIIIAPAKKMIIDQDAFPTLTEPIYLDQTQQLLTQLQHLSYSEAKTLWHCSDKLAQPNYDWLQKVDLTRNRTPAILSYSGIQYRYMAPDVFTQSALDYLQANLRILSGFYGILRPFDGIVPYRLEMQARLAIGQAKNLYEFWGNQLYQALTPEPEPIINLASQEYAKTITPYLAPHQMMIDIVFASLVDGKLKTKATLAKMARGAMVRFMAEHQITDVATIRTFDHPDYQFDATRSSANQLVFIYQH, encoded by the coding sequence CCTGCAAAAAAAATGATTATTGATCAAGATGCCTTTCCAACCTTAACTGAACCAATCTATCTTGATCAGACGCAACAATTGTTAACCCAATTACAACACCTCAGCTATTCTGAGGCCAAGACTTTATGGCATTGCAGCGATAAGCTGGCACAGCCAAACTATGATTGGCTTCAAAAAGTTGACTTAACCCGCAATCGGACTCCCGCTATTCTCAGTTATAGTGGTATTCAGTACCGCTACATGGCCCCAGACGTCTTTACCCAATCAGCTCTTGATTACCTTCAAGCAAATTTGCGAATACTATCAGGATTTTATGGTATTCTCCGGCCGTTCGATGGTATCGTCCCCTATCGGCTAGAGATGCAAGCACGGTTAGCCATCGGTCAGGCGAAGAACCTCTATGAATTTTGGGGCAATCAACTCTATCAGGCCTTGACCCCCGAGCCAGAACCAATTATCAATCTCGCTTCTCAAGAGTATGCCAAGACCATTACACCTTATCTGGCTCCGCACCAAATGATGATTGATATTGTCTTTGCAAGTCTCGTTGACGGCAAGCTAAAAACTAAAGCAACCCTAGCTAAAATGGCACGCGGTGCGATGGTGCGCTTTATGGCTGAACATCAAATCACCGATGTAGCCACCATTCGCACATTTGACCATCCTGATTATCAATTTGATGCCACCCGCTCATCAGCCAATCAATTGGTCTTTATTTACCAACACTAA